In Bacillus sp. S3, the sequence ACAATAATACCGCGTTTACCATGAATCGTAATCGGCTGTGAATTATTACCGATGGTAAAATTGGCTTGAACTCCTTGATAGGCGTTATATAGCTTGCCTAAATCTGTGCGCCAATCCACAACCACAATGTCGCCGTCATTTTCGATTCCCTTTTTACCTATGTATATAATTTCGCGGTCAAAATCATCTTCAAAATCCAGCCGACCAAAATAAGGACTTTTTCTCGCATCTTTCAATAGCCGGTTCTTCTTAGAGGTAGTTTCTCTAATTTGCGCCTCCACCTGGGACGCCACAGGTTTTTTTAGTGATTCATCCGTTTTATGTATAATATTGTCAATTACCTCAAGTGTTTGATTCAAATGCTTTTGCTCTTGTTTCACGGCCTCGGTCATTTCCCATCATCACACCTTACACATTATTCCATTAAAAGTATAGTCTATATTGGTGAATGTTAACAGGTTGTTTATGGATATTATCATAGTTGCTAGCTTTAGTTTACCATTTTTATCATATAAAAATGGGCTCAGACCCTCGGCGATTTAATGCTTTATTTCGCCAGGGGACTGAACCCAAAGTTAGACCAGTCTTTTTTTAAATTTCAAATAGATCATATACACAGCACCGAGAACAATCCAAATCCCACCAATCAGTTTGGCGAGTGGAGCTAAGCTAATCCATACGTAGCCAATAATTATCAATCCAACGATTGGAAATATAAGGTGATTTAGATAATCTGAACTCTTCTTTTTACGAATAAAATAGTTAATGACTGAAATATGAAGTAACATGAATCCCGTTAACGCTCCAAAATTTACGATTGAAGTCAAGTTGTCCATATGAGTTGAGAATAGCGTGGCAACAGCTAATGAAATAACAGCAACAATGATCGTACTTGTATATGGTGTCTGATATTTGGGATGGACTTTTGCTAAAAAAGCAGGTAATTTCTTATCCCTGGCCATACTGAACAAAAGTCGGGCAATTGCTGCTTGGAATATCATGGCATCAGCAACTCCAAAGGCAATTGCCACAGCAACTGCGGTAGTCCACTTTAACCAGGCACCACCAGCTATCGCGGCAATATCATAAAAAGCTGTATCGACATTAGTAAAGCCATTAAAATCTGGATAAATAAGTGAGGCAATCCATGTTTGAATGATGAATAAAGCCCCTACTGCAAGTAAAGAGAAAATGATTGCCTTCCCTATTGCTTTTCTTTCTCCTTTAGATTCCTCGGAAAGAGTGGAAACAGCATCAAATCCTAAAAAGCTTAGTACTGCAATTGAGACAGCGCCCATTACTAATCCGATACTAAAGTGGTCAGGATCATATAGTGGTTTCATTGAAAACTCGGCACCATTCACACCGTTCGCAATCGCGATAATTCCAAATATTACAAAAATAATCAACACAGCTAATGTTATAAATAAGATGATTTTAAGTGCAGTTGTTGTAATTTTTACACCAACTATATTCAAAACTGTATTGACCACTATAAAGAATACGATCCAAGCAACCATTGGAATTCCAGGAAGAACGCCGCTAAGTGCTGCAGCTGCAACCAAATATATTAATGTAGGCACAAAAATGTAATCAAGTAAAAATATCCAGCCGGCAAAAAATCCAACAACCTCGTTTATCCCCCGTTGTGCATAAGAATAAACAGATCCGGCAATCGGAAATGCCTCTGACATTCGAGCATAACTAAGGGCAGTGAAAATCATACCAACCATGCCGATTAAATACGCAAGTGCGACCATTCCACTAGAAGCTTGGGCTACATACCCATATATAGCGAATGGGGCGATCGGTACCATTAGACATAGACCGTAAATTAATAAGTCCCAAAATGTTAGCGAACGTTTTAGCTCCTGCTTATATCCAAATTCCTCTAATGCAGTATCTTCCTTGCCTGTAATCACTTCATTATCCGTCTTTACAGCACCTTCCATAGGTTCAATCCTCCTTATATCGTTTAGTGATAATAGGCCAAGAAATGGGTCAATATTTTTAAGATTTTCTGCTGTTGTTTAAAAATTTGGCTACGGGTAAACCAAAAATCTTATAAGATCCCTTTGTCAACCGCACCATATATTATTTCTGCTGCTTCCATACTTACCTTGCCTTCACGTATATCCTTTAAGATTAGATGGGAATCACGAGAAATTGGATCGCCGTATCCGCCGCCTCCAGATGTTTCGATAATGATCCGATCACCGGGAAGTGCCCGGAAATATCCCTTACTCATTTCGATCTCTTTTCCATCACTTCTAACATGTCTAATCCTCGCAGGGGTGCCTGTGCCTCCTCCCTCTAGACCCCATGGGGCAAAATGTGGATTGGATTGTTCCGTATAAACAAGACCTTGATGGGGCTGTTCAAGTATCTCGTACTCCCGTCTAATCCCAAGGCCCCCGCGCCATTTTCCGGGCCCTCCTGAATCAGGGATAAGTTCTGTTGATCGAACACGAACTTGATAGGACAGTTCACATACCTCCGCAGGCAAAATAGCAACGTTTCCACAGTGGGTATCAACTGCATCAATGCCATCCCCGTTCGCATGAGCGCCCATTCCTCCACCGAGATCATCTTGAATTACTCTTGGAGTCTTATTAACGGGATGCCAGCTGTCAATGGCTAAACTTGAGAAGCCAACAAATGTTCCAGCAGCTGTTCGTTCCGGATATAACTCAGAAAGCCCCCGTAAAATTGTATCAGCTATCCGCTGAACAGCAAGATGACGTAAACTTACCGCAGCTGGAAAATGAGGATTAACAATACTTCCTTCCGGAAGCACTACTTTTATCGGGCGGAAACACCCCTGATTTTGTGGTGTTGCAGGATCTACCACACATTTTATTGCATATAGAACTGCTGAAGCTGCTGCAGCTGGCGGAACATTCATACCTCCCGCCATTTGAGGACTTGTGCCAGTGAAGTCAACCTCAATTTCCTCGTTATTTTTAACAACTTTTACACGTATTTCTACTGGATCTCCCCCAACACCGTCATCATCGAGCCAGCCGCTGACAGTCGTTTCAGCATCTTTCATCCCAGCTAACTCTGTTCGCATCCGTAATTCCGAGTAATCCATAGACTTCTTCATTACTTCTTTTAAAATGATGACTCCATATCGCTTAGCCAGTTCCTGCAGACGCCCTTCACCAAAGCGGCAGGAAGCTATTTGAGCACGCAAGTCACCCATCGTTGCTTTTGGCTCCCGAACATTACCAGCAATGATTGTTGTAACTGCCTCATTAATTCCTTCCGCTGTTGCTAATCTTACAGGCGGAATGCGCAGTCCTTCCTCAAAAATCGATCGGTTGTCAAAGCCTTCTGTTCCCGGATTTTTACCTCCCATGTCTGCATGGTGGGCAATCGTACCACATATTCCGATTAGCTCGCCGTCGTAGAAAACCGGGGTAAACACATGAAGATCGGGTGTGTGCTGCCCGCCGCGGTATGGATCGTTTACTAAGAATGCATCACCTGGTTTAAATGAATTCAACGGAAAGTCATTGAACAGATCTCGCAGCGCAGTGCCCATTGAACCAAGATGAGCCGGAATATTCTCTGCTTGTGCAATTAGATTCCCTGTCGAATCAAAAATTCCACATGAATAGTCAATCATCTCACGAATGATCGGTGAATACGCACTTCTGCCAAGTACACCGCTCATTTCGTCTGCAGCAGTAAGCAAGCTGCTATAAACAACCTCTAATGTAATTGCATCAATTTCCAATTCTGGTAATGGCTTAATTATTGATGTCTGCATCTGTTTGCTCATTCGATCTCCTCCAATAACACAATTAGATTTCCTTGTTCATCGGATCTTACAAGTTGTTTTGGCTCAATAATTACAGTCGTATCCATTTGTACAATAATGGCTGGCCCTTCGATCTTCACACCCAAATTGAAATCTTCACGGCGATAAATTGGTGTATTCATCCATCCATAACCATTAAAGAATACAGATCTTTGGTTAATTGGTACAGCAGATTTTAAACGGTTTACCTCGTTTACTATCTGTTTGTCTATCCTTTCAATTTCCCCAATAGCCGATAATCGTAAATTAACAATTTCAACAGGTTCGTCTATTGCAGCATGGCCGTAAGTGCTCTTATGCATTTCGTGAAAACGATCGGTTGCATTTTTAAGCAGTGTTGCTGTCATATTTCCTTCAATTGGAATATTTAGATAATATTCCTGTCCTTTATAACGAAGGTCCAGCGACCGCATTAGACGTATTCTGTCAGATGGTACGCCTTCTTTATCAAGTCGGCTCACACCCCTGTTTTCAAGTCCGCTGAAACTGCCTTCTAGAACTACTAAATCAGCAGCCTCTATCGAAACGACTTCCGTATGGGTAAAATCATGGCGGATATCGCTCAGAAGCAGGCCTTGTGCACATAACACACCAGGCGATGCAGGAATAATCACATTTCTAATACCAAGTTCTCGAGCAAGTGCTGTTGCATGTAAAGGCCCTGCACCTCCATAAGCTAATAGTGCAAAGTCTCTTGGATCATAACCTCGTCGACTGGATACCACACGAAGGGCACCGGCCATATTAGCGTTGGCCACTTCTAAAATTCCGGAAGCCACTCGTTCCACTTCAAGATCTAACTCCTTAGCGAGCTTTTTTAATGCGTCATATGACCGTTCGGGATAAACCTCAAATTCACCGCCAAGATAATATTCCGGATCAAGACGGCCAAGGAAAAGATTCGCATCGGTCACTGTAGGATCTATACCTCCTAATCCATAACATGCTGGCCCAGGCACGGCACCTGCGCTCTTAGGGCCTACCTTTAGTGCTCCTCCTTGATCTTTCCAGCCAATACTGCCGCCGCCGGCTCCAATCGTATGTATGTCAACGGTTGGAACTTGTAAAGGATATGTGTTATTTACCGTGGTTCCCTGAACGACCTGGGGTTTACCGTCGATAATGATGCCAATATCTGAGCTTGTACCTCCCATATCAAAGGTTAGGACGTTTGGAACATTTGCCTTCCGGGCAATTTCTGCGGCTGCAACTGTTCCCCCAGCTGGTCCGCTAAGGATTAGGTTATGTGAAGACATCTCAGCTTCCTTTCCAGAGACAATTCCACCATTTGACTGCATAATATTTAATTTATTCCCTATTCCTTTTGCGTCCAATTCTTGCCGCAGATGGCGTATATAACGGCGTACAACAGGAGCCAATGCACCATTAATCACAGTTGTGGATGTGCGGGGATACTCACGAAACTCAGGACTGACCTCTGAAGAAATACATACATAAAGATCAGGTGCTAGTTCCGCTGCCGCCTCTCGAATGGCTGTTTCATGTTCTGAATTTGCGTATGAGAATAGAAAAGAGACCGCCAGACTTTCAATTCCGTTTGAGAGCATTTCCTTTATTACTTCATCTGCTTCATCTTTATTAATCTCTTCAACTACTCTTCCATATGGATCAACACGCTCTGTTACCTCCATCCGGAGATTACGAGGGACGATCGGAGCAGATTTTCGCTGCTGAAGCTGATATAACTCAGGGCGCATCTGTGTGCCAATCTCTAATAAATCGCGAAAACCTTTTGTAGTAATGAGCCCTACCTTTGCCCACTGCTCTTGCAGCATTGCATTTGTAGCAACTGTTGTCCCGTGTGCCAGGAACTTAACATTTTGTATTGGTATTCCTGCTATTTTACAAAGACGCTCAAGCCCGTTCAAAATAGCTTCTGCAGGATTTGACGGGGTAGAAGGGACCTTAATATTGATTAGTGGAGATTCATCTTTCCATAAAACGCAGTCCGTAAAAGTTCCGCCCGTGTCAATTCCTACGCGTACATTTTCTAGTAGCTTAATTGAGCTCATACCTTAACACCTCTTCATGCAATAATTTTTTTGATTGCGCTTACAAGTATTCCTTTAATTAAAAAGTAAGCAAGTTTCGTGCCAAATTATAACTCTGCTTAATAGATTAATTGTACTGAATATTCCTACTTTAGCGTCCGTTACGATGGCATCTTGCATCACCTAAAATGCATTTATGCATCAATTCATGGTATTTGAAGTATTTTTATATGTAAGTTTTTAAAGCCCTTAGCAGACTATCTCACTAACCCATGCTTCTGCAATTTTCTTACGATAGTAGATTGGTTTACACCAAGACTATTGGCCATTTCCCTTGTTGTGTTATATCGGCTCATTGCCTTTAATAAAAGTTCCTTTTCAACTGTCTCTATGAATTCTAGTAAATTTGGCAACTGTTTTCCCCCTGTTTCTAGAGGAATTAGTTGAGAAGAACTATTTTCCTTTTCATCAAAAATAATCGCCTTTTCCACTACAACGAATCTTTCTATCGTATTTTCTAACTCCCTAACATTCCCTGGCCATGAATACTCTAATAATTGTTTTAACTGTAAAGGATTAAGAGCAATATGTTTTCGATATTTTTGATTAAATACATGAAGGAAATGAAATGCCAGTTTCTCTATGTCTTCCTTTCTATCTCTAAGACTGGGAATTTGGATAGGTACTACATTAATACGATAATATAGATCCTCACGAAACGTACCATCTTTGATCATTTGACTTAAATCTTTATTTGTAGCAGTAATAATTCTTACATCAATTTTCTTTTCCTTTGTTCCGCCAACTTTCATAATTACTCTTTCCTGTAAGGCTCGTAAAAGTTTCACTTGAAGCGCAAGTGACAGTTCGCCAATTTCATCCAAAAAAAGAGTCCCTTTATCTGCAAGCTCAAATATCCCCAATTTCCCACCTTTTCTGGTACCAGAAAAAGCTCCTTCTTCATAACCAAATAATTCCGATTCCAATAAATTTTCTGGTATAGCTCCGCAATTGACGGTAATAAACGGCTTATCTCTTCTGCTACTTAATAAATGGATTTGGTTTGCGACGATTTGTTTCCCTACTCCTGTTTCACCTAATATTAAAACTGAAGCATCTACGGACGCTACCGAACTGATCAGCTCATACAGTTCCTCCATCTTCTTGCTCTTATAAATAAATGGTTTCTCTTCATATTTTTCTTGACGAAAGCGTGCAACCTCCCTTTGGTAATTTTCTATCAAACTCCTTGATTCTTCCAATCTCTTTTTAAGTGCATTAACCTCCGTTGAATCCTTTGTGATAGAAACAACCCGGACAACATCTCCCTTGTCATTTTTAATAGGGATAGATTCTATATCAAAAATTTCACCTGTATTTGTATACTGCAAGCCACTTTCCCGCTTGCCTGACCTTAAAACCTTCGCAGTGATAGAGGGATAGAATACTTTCCTCTTCTCCAAGTCAAACACATTTTTCCCCAGATGCTGCTGGTCATCGTTAGAGGTTACCCGAATTACTTTTCCTGTTTCATCTGCTACAAATACACTTTGATAATACTGTTCAAAAACGGTTTGCAATTCTTCCATAAACCACTCATCATTGGACGCAATATTTCGAATACTTTTATCGGACTCCCAGTCAATTACCCCTTCAATCTCTTTATTTTTATCCATAATA encodes:
- a CDS encoding APC family permease; the encoded protein is MEGAVKTDNEVITGKEDTALEEFGYKQELKRSLTFWDLLIYGLCLMVPIAPFAIYGYVAQASSGMVALAYLIGMVGMIFTALSYARMSEAFPIAGSVYSYAQRGINEVVGFFAGWIFLLDYIFVPTLIYLVAAAALSGVLPGIPMVAWIVFFIVVNTVLNIVGVKITTTALKIILFITLAVLIIFVIFGIIAIANGVNGAEFSMKPLYDPDHFSIGLVMGAVSIAVLSFLGFDAVSTLSEESKGERKAIGKAIIFSLLAVGALFIIQTWIASLIYPDFNGFTNVDTAFYDIAAIAGGAWLKWTTAVAVAIAFGVADAMIFQAAIARLLFSMARDKKLPAFLAKVHPKYQTPYTSTIIVAVISLAVATLFSTHMDNLTSIVNFGALTGFMLLHISVINYFIRKKKSSDYLNHLIFPIVGLIIIGYVWISLAPLAKLIGGIWIVLGAVYMIYLKFKKRLV
- a CDS encoding hydantoinase B/oxoprolinase family protein translates to MSKQMQTSIIKPLPELEIDAITLEVVYSSLLTAADEMSGVLGRSAYSPIIREMIDYSCGIFDSTGNLIAQAENIPAHLGSMGTALRDLFNDFPLNSFKPGDAFLVNDPYRGGQHTPDLHVFTPVFYDGELIGICGTIAHHADMGGKNPGTEGFDNRSIFEEGLRIPPVRLATAEGINEAVTTIIAGNVREPKATMGDLRAQIASCRFGEGRLQELAKRYGVIILKEVMKKSMDYSELRMRTELAGMKDAETTVSGWLDDDGVGGDPVEIRVKVVKNNEEIEVDFTGTSPQMAGGMNVPPAAAASAVLYAIKCVVDPATPQNQGCFRPIKVVLPEGSIVNPHFPAAVSLRHLAVQRIADTILRGLSELYPERTAAGTFVGFSSLAIDSWHPVNKTPRVIQDDLGGGMGAHANGDGIDAVDTHCGNVAILPAEVCELSYQVRVRSTELIPDSGGPGKWRGGLGIRREYEILEQPHQGLVYTEQSNPHFAPWGLEGGGTGTPARIRHVRSDGKEIEMSKGYFRALPGDRIIIETSGGGGYGDPISRDSHLILKDIREGKVSMEAAEIIYGAVDKGIL
- a CDS encoding hydantoinase/oxoprolinase family protein; its protein translation is MSSIKLLENVRVGIDTGGTFTDCVLWKDESPLINIKVPSTPSNPAEAILNGLERLCKIAGIPIQNVKFLAHGTTVATNAMLQEQWAKVGLITTKGFRDLLEIGTQMRPELYQLQQRKSAPIVPRNLRMEVTERVDPYGRVVEEINKDEADEVIKEMLSNGIESLAVSFLFSYANSEHETAIREAAAELAPDLYVCISSEVSPEFREYPRTSTTVINGALAPVVRRYIRHLRQELDAKGIGNKLNIMQSNGGIVSGKEAEMSSHNLILSGPAGGTVAAAEIARKANVPNVLTFDMGGTSSDIGIIIDGKPQVVQGTTVNNTYPLQVPTVDIHTIGAGGGSIGWKDQGGALKVGPKSAGAVPGPACYGLGGIDPTVTDANLFLGRLDPEYYLGGEFEVYPERSYDALKKLAKELDLEVERVASGILEVANANMAGALRVVSSRRGYDPRDFALLAYGGAGPLHATALARELGIRNVIIPASPGVLCAQGLLLSDIRHDFTHTEVVSIEAADLVVLEGSFSGLENRGVSRLDKEGVPSDRIRLMRSLDLRYKGQEYYLNIPIEGNMTATLLKNATDRFHEMHKSTYGHAAIDEPVEIVNLRLSAIGEIERIDKQIVNEVNRLKSAVPINQRSVFFNGYGWMNTPIYRREDFNLGVKIEGPAIIVQMDTTVIIEPKQLVRSDEQGNLIVLLEEIE
- a CDS encoding sigma-54 interaction domain-containing protein; its protein translation is MNIKEYFIKDAMCVQLPVTFQQIITEAVKSNYNWFILCSGQQVLGCIRREALYEKLTEVDLANMNTLSIESITTEVSVLYNDVSNQPIYEENKIIVIMDKNKEIEGVIDWESDKSIRNIASNDEWFMEELQTVFEQYYQSVFVADETGKVIRVTSNDDQQHLGKNVFDLEKRKVFYPSITAKVLRSGKRESGLQYTNTGEIFDIESIPIKNDKGDVVRVVSITKDSTEVNALKKRLEESRSLIENYQREVARFRQEKYEEKPFIYKSKKMEELYELISSVASVDASVLILGETGVGKQIVANQIHLLSSRRDKPFITVNCGAIPENLLESELFGYEEGAFSGTRKGGKLGIFELADKGTLFLDEIGELSLALQVKLLRALQERVIMKVGGTKEKKIDVRIITATNKDLSQMIKDGTFREDLYYRINVVPIQIPSLRDRKEDIEKLAFHFLHVFNQKYRKHIALNPLQLKQLLEYSWPGNVRELENTIERFVVVEKAIIFDEKENSSSQLIPLETGGKQLPNLLEFIETVEKELLLKAMSRYNTTREMANSLGVNQSTIVRKLQKHGLVR